A single genomic interval of Leptospira semungkisensis harbors:
- the atpG gene encoding ATP synthase F1 subunit gamma: MATPREIKKRISSVKNTRKITRTMEMVATAKSKKLSDRVNASHPFSNKIKELVGALASLAAVVKSPYLRKPNAIRSVALLVITANRGLCGGYNSKTIRAARSRIQEWKEKGVNVRLFVVGKKGISYFQFAKEKIEKSYTHIDDKSGYKEAEEFADFFLSMFAKEEVDSVEIVSTIYHSSSNQEAGVTKVLPFEAQGQSNVGSNVLYEPNPESILESLLPLVVKTAFLKAILEANCSEQIAKRVAMKSATDAASEMIKLLTRGYNRIRQAKITQEISEIVAGADSLN; the protein is encoded by the coding sequence TTGGCTACACCCCGGGAAATAAAGAAACGGATTAGCTCCGTTAAAAACACGCGGAAGATCACTCGCACAATGGAAATGGTCGCTACGGCTAAATCCAAAAAGTTGAGTGATAGGGTAAACGCTTCCCATCCTTTCTCGAATAAGATCAAGGAATTGGTGGGAGCTTTAGCCTCTTTGGCTGCCGTCGTGAAGAGTCCTTATTTACGAAAACCGAATGCAATCCGTTCGGTTGCCTTGCTTGTGATCACAGCGAACAGAGGTCTTTGCGGAGGATATAACTCCAAGACGATTCGTGCCGCTCGAAGTCGCATCCAGGAATGGAAAGAAAAAGGCGTAAACGTTCGACTCTTCGTGGTAGGAAAAAAGGGAATCTCCTATTTCCAATTCGCGAAGGAGAAGATCGAGAAATCCTACACTCATATAGACGATAAGTCAGGATACAAAGAAGCAGAGGAATTTGCTGACTTCTTCTTGTCCATGTTCGCAAAAGAAGAAGTGGATTCAGTAGAAATCGTTTCTACTATCTATCATTCTTCTTCGAACCAAGAAGCAGGAGTGACCAAGGTGCTTCCTTTCGAAGCCCAAGGACAGTCCAATGTCGGATCTAACGTGTTGTATGAGCCGAATCCGGAGAGTATCTTAGAATCTCTTCTTCCCTTAGTCGTTAAGACTGCATTTTTAAAGGCGATCCTGGAAGCGAATTGCTCCGAGCAGATCGCAAAGCGCGTGGCCATGAAATCCGCAACGGACGCGGCCTCCGAAATGATCAAGCTATTGACCCGCGGTTACAACCGTATTCGTCAGGCAAAGATCACTCAGGAGATCTCGGAAATCGTAGCGGGAGCGGACTCGCTAAACTAG
- the atpA gene encoding F0F1 ATP synthase subunit alpha — protein sequence MKIKTDEITSVLKQEILNYKKDLGVEEVGTVLEVGDGIARVFGLRNVMAGELVEFQNGVRGQAFNLEDNSVGVIIYGDYKNIREGFSVKRLGKILEVPVGPEMLGRVVNPLGEPLDGKGPINTKHTRAVESPAPGISKRQPVEEPLQTGIKSIDAMIPIGRGQRELIIGDRGTGKTSIALDTIINQKGSGVICVYVAIGQKASTVATIVEKLKAVGALDYTIVVSATAADPAPLQYIAPYSGCSFAEYFMYNEKKATLVVYDDLSKQAVAYRQMCLLLRRPPGREAYPGDVFYLHSRLLERAAKLDEKYGAGSLTALPIIETQEGEVSAYIPTNVISITDGQIYLQSNLFASGVRPAVDVGISVSRVGSAAQIKAMKQVAGKMKLELAQFRELEAFAQLGTDLDPVTQAQLDRGYRIVEMLKQPVSSPYPVEEQVVEIFAVTRGHMDKVPVSKVREFGTHLLNTLRAQHSDVLNAIRTEKKISDEGKLGEVVGAIAADFVKNLK from the coding sequence ATGAAAATTAAAACGGACGAAATTACGTCGGTTCTCAAACAGGAAATTTTAAATTATAAAAAAGACCTGGGTGTTGAGGAAGTTGGAACCGTTCTAGAAGTAGGGGACGGTATCGCGAGAGTATTCGGTCTTAGAAACGTAATGGCCGGAGAGCTTGTTGAATTCCAAAACGGAGTTCGAGGACAAGCATTCAACCTCGAAGACAACTCCGTGGGTGTTATTATTTACGGAGATTATAAGAATATCCGCGAAGGTTTCAGCGTTAAAAGGCTCGGTAAGATCCTTGAGGTTCCGGTAGGACCGGAAATGCTCGGACGCGTGGTAAACCCTCTGGGTGAGCCTTTGGACGGAAAAGGTCCAATCAATACCAAGCACACTCGCGCGGTAGAAAGCCCTGCTCCAGGTATCTCTAAAAGACAACCTGTAGAAGAGCCTCTTCAAACAGGTATCAAAAGTATCGACGCAATGATCCCGATCGGACGCGGACAAAGGGAGTTGATCATCGGAGACCGTGGAACTGGAAAAACTTCCATCGCTCTCGATACGATCATCAACCAAAAAGGTTCCGGAGTTATCTGCGTTTACGTAGCGATCGGACAGAAAGCTTCTACCGTTGCTACTATCGTAGAAAAACTGAAAGCTGTTGGCGCCCTCGATTATACCATCGTGGTTTCCGCTACTGCTGCGGATCCTGCTCCTCTGCAATACATCGCTCCTTATTCCGGTTGTTCCTTCGCTGAATACTTCATGTATAATGAGAAGAAAGCTACTCTGGTAGTTTATGATGACTTGTCTAAGCAAGCGGTTGCGTATCGCCAAATGTGTCTCCTTCTTCGTAGACCTCCGGGCCGCGAAGCTTATCCTGGAGACGTTTTCTATCTTCACTCTCGCTTGTTAGAGCGTGCGGCTAAACTTGATGAGAAATACGGAGCAGGATCACTGACTGCGCTTCCGATCATCGAGACCCAAGAGGGTGAGGTTTCTGCTTATATTCCGACTAACGTGATTTCTATCACTGACGGTCAGATCTATCTTCAATCCAACCTGTTTGCATCCGGGGTTCGTCCTGCAGTGGATGTTGGTATCTCCGTATCTCGTGTGGGTTCTGCCGCTCAGATCAAGGCGATGAAACAGGTAGCCGGAAAAATGAAACTGGAATTGGCTCAGTTCCGCGAGTTGGAAGCTTTCGCTCAGCTTGGAACCGATCTGGATCCTGTTACTCAGGCTCAGTTGGACAGAGGATACCGCATCGTTGAAATGTTAAAGCAACCTGTTTCCAGCCCTTATCCGGTAGAAGAGCAGGTGGTTGAGATCTTCGCAGTAACCCGTGGTCACATGGACAAAGTTCCTGTATCCAAGGTGCGCGAGTTCGGAACTCATTTGTTGAATACTCTTAGAGCTCAACATTCCGATGTCCTGAATGCGATCCGTACCGAAAAGAAAATCTCCGACGAAGGAAAACTCGGCGAAGTCGTTGGCGCAATCGCTGCTGATTTCGTTAAGAACCTGAAATAA
- the atpH gene encoding ATP synthase F1 subunit delta encodes MSYSAIPKTYAAAFAEASSSPEEAEQELDSIVSIFQVESQFRDFFETPSVKREEKEAVLLKTFQGKISETTLNFLLVLLRRGRFSFLSEIHEALKEELDRKAGRIRAKVKSYPALDEGALSKLRDVLKERFKSEFILESSEDPSLIGGFVVRFQDLSIDGSMKNQLKKVRQTLLESKLPVGVVYEN; translated from the coding sequence ATGAGCTATTCTGCGATCCCAAAAACATACGCTGCGGCATTTGCCGAAGCAAGCTCTTCCCCGGAAGAAGCAGAACAGGAACTGGATTCTATCGTAAGTATCTTTCAGGTAGAATCTCAGTTTCGAGATTTCTTCGAAACTCCTTCTGTAAAGAGAGAAGAAAAGGAAGCAGTTTTACTAAAAACCTTCCAAGGCAAAATTTCGGAGACCACTCTGAACTTTTTGCTGGTCCTTCTCCGCAGAGGAAGATTTTCGTTTCTTTCCGAAATCCATGAGGCTTTGAAAGAAGAGCTGGATCGCAAGGCGGGAAGAATTCGTGCAAAAGTGAAAAGCTATCCTGCGTTAGACGAAGGTGCTCTTTCTAAACTGCGCGACGTACTAAAAGAAAGATTCAAATCAGAGTTTATCTTGGAATCAAGTGAAGACCCAAGCCTAATCGGTGGGTTCGTGGTCCGCTTCCAAGACTTGTCAATCGACGGTTCTATGAAGAACCAGCTTAAGAAAGTAAGGCAGACCTTGCTGGAAAGCAAACTACCGGTCGGAGTTGTTTATGAAAATTAA
- a CDS encoding F0F1 ATP synthase subunit B, with product MFLLAAGKGLGGLLDVNPGLLIWTLITFLIVVVILKVFAWDVILKALDERAETIQNDIRKAADVRSEAEALLKDYETKIAAARDQASGIVAEAKSDATNLKNKMLDEAAKEVKSLKDGALKDIELAKSKALAELQGQIVDMTVQVAGLVLEKQLKADDYKSFIESELGKIRKLSA from the coding sequence TTGTTTCTCTTAGCAGCTGGTAAGGGGCTAGGCGGATTATTAGATGTAAATCCGGGTCTATTAATATGGACCCTGATTACTTTTCTAATCGTCGTAGTTATCCTTAAAGTTTTCGCTTGGGATGTAATTCTCAAAGCTCTTGATGAAAGAGCGGAGACCATCCAAAACGATATTCGAAAAGCTGCTGACGTACGTTCCGAAGCGGAAGCCCTGCTCAAAGATTATGAAACAAAAATCGCAGCAGCAAGGGACCAAGCGAGCGGAATCGTAGCAGAAGCAAAATCGGACGCTACCAATCTCAAAAACAAAATGTTGGATGAGGCTGCGAAAGAAGTGAAGTCCCTAAAAGACGGAGCTTTGAAAGACATAGAACTCGCAAAATCTAAAGCATTGGCCGAGCTTCAAGGACAGATCGTGGATATGACCGTTCAGGTTGCCGGATTGGTTCTGGAGAAACAGCTCAAAGCGGATGATTATAAATCATTTATCGAAAGCGAGTTAGGTAAGATCAGGAAACTGAGCGCATAA
- the atpE gene encoding ATP synthase F0 subunit C — protein MEFGLGYIGVGIAAGLAILGAGLGIGRIGGSAAEGISRQPDAAGKIQTAMIISAALIEGAALFAIVIAFLAGGTLNEAVKAKAANPAAVSAPAEGK, from the coding sequence ATGGAATTCGGACTTGGATACATCGGAGTGGGAATCGCAGCTGGCCTCGCTATTTTAGGCGCAGGTTTAGGAATCGGAAGAATCGGTGGTTCTGCAGCTGAAGGAATCAGCCGTCAACCTGACGCAGCTGGAAAAATTCAAACTGCGATGATCATTTCTGCAGCACTTATCGAAGGTGCCGCTCTGTTCGCAATCGTAATTGCGTTCCTTGCTGGCGGAACTTTGAACGAAGCAGTAAAAGCTAAAGCTGCAAACCCTGCAGCAGTTTCCGCTCCCGCAGAAGGTAAATAA
- the atpB gene encoding F0F1 ATP synthase subunit A — MLKQIFAAILIVFSLPLFASESVDKSFDLNEVLVHHLMDHVEFPFNIGGTRVYEGHEGFDSHNENIFVDHHTGHRFHFVGGFDLHITRRVTMMWIVSLLLFLVFIPAARLIARNPLKIQSKFANAVEAFVSFLKKDVVDANMDGHGHSYYHYIFTLFFFILFSNLMGLFPPVGEVIQLGMDYINGGEEAEAAAALASGHHESIWIAKVWNGITVTGDISVTVSLALITLLLIYGTGFVYQGPKFILHSVPNGVPWPLYILMWPLEFIISPLAKAFALTVRLLANMTAGHVIILALLGFVFQFQSYAVGAFASVPGATAIYFLELFVAFLQAYVFALLTSLFIGSSMHRH; from the coding sequence ATGTTGAAACAAATCTTCGCCGCAATATTGATCGTTTTCTCATTACCATTGTTCGCATCCGAGAGTGTAGACAAATCCTTCGATCTGAACGAAGTGTTGGTGCATCACTTAATGGACCATGTTGAGTTTCCTTTTAATATCGGGGGAACCAGAGTGTATGAAGGACACGAAGGTTTCGATTCTCACAACGAGAATATCTTTGTCGATCATCATACCGGTCATAGATTTCATTTCGTAGGCGGTTTTGATCTTCATATCACTCGTCGAGTGACCATGATGTGGATCGTCTCCTTGTTACTCTTCCTCGTTTTCATTCCTGCAGCTCGACTCATCGCTCGAAATCCTCTCAAAATCCAAAGCAAATTTGCAAATGCTGTCGAAGCATTTGTAAGTTTCCTCAAGAAAGACGTAGTGGATGCGAACATGGATGGTCATGGGCATTCTTATTATCATTATATCTTCACGTTATTCTTCTTCATTCTATTCTCCAACCTGATGGGCCTTTTCCCTCCTGTGGGAGAAGTGATCCAACTCGGAATGGATTATATCAATGGCGGTGAAGAAGCAGAGGCAGCAGCGGCATTAGCTTCCGGTCATCATGAGTCGATCTGGATCGCGAAAGTTTGGAACGGGATTACCGTCACTGGAGATATCTCAGTTACTGTCAGCTTAGCTCTGATCACATTGCTTTTGATCTACGGAACAGGCTTTGTATACCAAGGACCTAAATTCATTCTTCATTCCGTACCGAATGGAGTTCCTTGGCCTTTGTATATACTCATGTGGCCTTTGGAATTCATCATTTCGCCTCTTGCTAAAGCCTTCGCTCTTACAGTGCGTCTTTTAGCGAATATGACTGCGGGACACGTGATCATTTTGGCCCTACTTGGATTTGTTTTCCAATTCCAATCCTACGCGGTAGGGGCCTTCGCTTCCGTTCCGGGAGCTACTGCGATTTACTTCTTGGAGTTGTTTGTCGCATTCCTTCAAGCTTACGTATTCGCGTTATTAACCTCGCTCTTTATCGGATCGAGCATGCACAGGCACTAA
- a CDS encoding AtpZ/AtpI family protein has protein sequence MEESPKPPSDKNQSPWGLASLGMEFCFIIGASFFIGRYLDSKFSWSPFGILGGLVFGFSYGIYYILYRAGQFEKGDK, from the coding sequence ATGGAAGAATCTCCCAAACCTCCTTCTGATAAAAATCAATCTCCTTGGGGACTCGCTAGCCTCGGAATGGAGTTTTGCTTTATCATTGGCGCTTCCTTCTTTATAGGGAGATACTTGGATTCCAAATTCAGTTGGTCTCCCTTCGGGATCCTCGGAGGTTTAGTCTTCGGCTTTAGCTATGGGATCTATTACATTTTGTACAGAGCAGGGCAATTCGAGAAGGGAGATAAATAA
- the lepB gene encoding signal peptidase I: protein MNKPKGSTFVKHLPSWVQTIIGEESVDSTFSFLFIVLLVLAFKSSVLDANNIPSGSMIPTLKIGDFLFVNKMRYSLRVPFTEKELLRYDDPKRGDIVTFVPPAGALREPGESREGWFPKRFVKRVIGIPGDRIRITPKPLIRDGKQIYYGAIEYMEKGSQEFQPYEFQEVDPGSLLYDLDDPGAVENYVFQEKKPGFGHYVIEGPHIEKGTDCYKPTGCLIPENYYMMQGDNRPNSFDSRDWGFVPREDVLGKALMIYFSINWKDHVCQYKSGKDLADLGQSDAPRYEGDELESKCKDTGYYNSIPKMHSSYLDRDQMGWLKSTIFYRIPRMEIRWSRIGTILE from the coding sequence ATGAATAAGCCTAAGGGCAGTACCTTCGTCAAACATCTCCCTTCCTGGGTCCAAACAATCATCGGGGAAGAATCTGTAGATTCCACATTCTCTTTTCTTTTCATCGTTTTATTAGTATTGGCTTTTAAATCTTCCGTCTTGGACGCGAATAATATTCCTTCCGGTTCGATGATCCCTACTTTGAAGATCGGAGATTTTCTCTTTGTGAATAAGATGAGATATTCCCTGCGCGTTCCGTTTACCGAAAAGGAGCTGCTCCGTTACGATGATCCTAAGAGAGGAGATATCGTGACCTTCGTTCCACCGGCTGGCGCGTTACGCGAACCAGGAGAATCCAGAGAAGGTTGGTTCCCTAAGCGTTTCGTAAAGAGAGTGATCGGAATTCCAGGTGATCGGATCCGAATTACTCCCAAGCCTTTGATCCGCGATGGAAAGCAGATCTATTACGGTGCCATAGAATATATGGAGAAGGGGAGCCAAGAATTCCAACCGTACGAATTCCAAGAAGTCGATCCCGGAAGTCTGCTCTATGATCTAGATGATCCGGGTGCCGTGGAGAACTATGTTTTCCAAGAGAAGAAACCTGGCTTCGGACATTATGTAATCGAGGGTCCTCATATAGAAAAGGGCACTGATTGCTATAAGCCTACCGGTTGTCTAATTCCAGAAAATTATTATATGATGCAAGGGGACAATCGACCGAACTCATTCGATTCCAGAGATTGGGGATTTGTGCCAAGAGAAGACGTGCTCGGAAAGGCCCTCATGATCTATTTCTCCATCAATTGGAAGGATCATGTTTGTCAGTACAAGAGCGGAAAAGATCTGGCAGACCTAGGGCAAAGCGATGCACCCAGATATGAAGGAGACGAATTAGAATCCAAGTGTAAGGACACCGGATATTACAATTCGATCCCTAAAATGCATTCTAGTTATTTGGACAGAGACCAAATGGGCTGGCTTAAAAGCACGATCTTCTATAGAATTCCTCGTATGGAGATCCGCTGGTCCAGGATCGGAACCATCTTAGAATAA
- a CDS encoding aldolase/citrate lyase family protein, producing MKEQIDRKIIELRRYLISLMRSYPIVGLKGGTETEDMDSDEIRVLHMIAKDLVPVTVKIGGPEARTDIRMLVKEEIEGISAPMIESAYALKNFISTLKSMLTPVTFSKVNKAINLETITGYKNMLEIADSKAFEDLDQVTAARSDLSASMGLIPDDIEVMKVTRTIVAISKDRGKKTSVGGTITKQNFRKIAEEIRPDKINSRHVCVDAIQSAEKVAEEVAEAMLQFEIELYDLFSILKPEKSYGYKNRMETNRERIGSRKVLYSIR from the coding sequence GTGAAAGAGCAGATAGACCGCAAAATCATCGAACTCAGACGCTACCTCATCTCTCTGATGCGTAGTTATCCTATCGTCGGCCTCAAAGGCGGAACGGAGACGGAAGACATGGACTCTGATGAGATCCGAGTCTTGCATATGATCGCTAAGGATCTGGTCCCGGTCACTGTTAAGATTGGTGGCCCGGAGGCGAGAACCGATATCCGGATGCTCGTGAAGGAAGAAATCGAAGGGATTTCCGCTCCGATGATCGAGTCTGCTTACGCTCTTAAGAATTTTATTTCTACTCTCAAAAGCATGCTCACTCCTGTCACTTTTTCAAAAGTGAATAAGGCAATCAATTTGGAGACGATTACCGGTTATAAGAATATGCTGGAGATCGCCGATTCTAAAGCATTCGAAGATCTAGACCAAGTAACCGCTGCCAGATCCGATCTATCCGCATCCATGGGACTCATCCCGGATGATATAGAAGTCATGAAGGTGACCCGTACAATCGTAGCCATCTCTAAAGATAGAGGAAAGAAGACTTCTGTTGGCGGCACGATCACTAAACAGAATTTCAGAAAGATCGCCGAGGAAATTCGTCCGGACAAGATCAACTCCCGCCACGTATGCGTGGACGCTATTCAATCGGCAGAAAAAGTCGCAGAAGAAGTAGCGGAAGCTATGCTTCAGTTCGAGATAGAACTGTATGATCTGTTTTCTATATTAAAGCCGGAGAAATCCTACGGATATAAGAATCGTATGGAGACGAACCGGGAAAGGATCGGGTCCAGAAAGGTCCTCTACTCTATCCGGTAA
- a CDS encoding TetR/AcrR family transcriptional regulator: MAKDTRDLILKTSLKLFSEQGYHGSTMRQIAQRAGLSLGLAYRYFESKESILEGIIESHDTILKKYLPEKLNPSENRSELIQFLGGQIVKLVKENEEYLRLYWSLMLQPKIHRLKKRNIHLVNLIFYENSKKIILVLKPNYSEFEVKNLTSAIIGYMVNHLTNKREFTLEDFRAYIVYALENT; the protein is encoded by the coding sequence ATGGCCAAAGACACCAGAGATCTTATATTAAAAACTTCTTTAAAACTCTTTTCAGAACAAGGGTACCACGGCTCTACGATGCGTCAGATCGCGCAGAGAGCCGGCCTTTCCTTGGGACTCGCCTACCGTTATTTCGAATCCAAGGAATCCATTCTAGAAGGTATCATAGAATCTCACGATACTATATTGAAGAAGTATTTACCTGAGAAATTGAACCCTTCTGAAAACAGAAGCGAGCTCATCCAGTTCTTAGGTGGACAGATCGTTAAACTCGTAAAAGAAAACGAAGAATATCTACGCCTCTATTGGAGCCTAATGCTCCAACCAAAGATCCACAGACTGAAGAAAAGAAATATCCATCTGGTAAATCTGATCTTCTATGAGAATTCTAAAAAGATAATATTGGTGCTTAAACCGAATTATTCAGAATTTGAAGTGAAGAACCTTACTTCGGCAATCATCGGCTATATGGTAAATCATCTTACCAATAAGAGAGAATTTACATTAGAAGATTTTCGTGCATATATAGTATACGCGTTGGAGAATACCTAA
- the corA gene encoding magnesium/cobalt transporter CorA, translating to MIRVLSFPPSHSKNSNSKAVLRQTDLSFRKKFSLAKTLQKEKVWIDIENPTEEDLLFLSNNCGFHDLAIEDCINRNQRPKFEDYEDHAFIVLHSFKSEGEQSYAAKETHVFFNQKFIVSVHEHKEPLIDFLWHRCTSEPNISSKGTDHVLYLLFDLLVDSNFPILDQISDEITDLENQILMNDVRPDFITNILYIKRNLVRMRRVLSPQREVLNLIMRHEDKFLSEKIRFYFRDVYDHLSRLVETIDMDRDLIGNSMDAYFSLLSQRTNDIIKQLTLVSMIFMPLTFLTGFFGMNFADLPYGSKTLLAASVTTILTIPALMILYFKYKNWFKD from the coding sequence ATGATCCGCGTTCTTTCCTTTCCTCCCTCTCACTCAAAAAATTCCAACTCCAAGGCAGTCCTTAGACAAACAGATCTTTCCTTTCGCAAGAAATTCTCTTTAGCAAAGACCTTACAAAAAGAAAAGGTTTGGATCGATATAGAAAATCCAACAGAAGAGGACCTACTCTTTCTCTCTAATAATTGCGGATTTCATGATCTTGCGATCGAAGATTGCATTAACCGAAATCAAAGACCTAAATTCGAAGATTACGAGGATCACGCATTCATCGTTTTGCATAGTTTCAAGTCGGAAGGAGAACAGTCCTATGCCGCGAAAGAAACCCATGTATTCTTCAATCAGAAATTCATCGTGTCGGTTCATGAACATAAAGAACCTCTGATCGATTTCCTTTGGCATCGCTGCACAAGTGAACCGAATATTTCCTCCAAGGGAACGGATCATGTTCTCTATCTATTGTTCGATCTGCTTGTAGATTCTAATTTTCCAATTTTAGATCAAATCTCCGACGAGATCACCGACTTGGAAAATCAGATCCTTATGAATGATGTTCGGCCCGACTTCATTACGAATATATTATACATCAAAAGAAATCTGGTCAGAATGAGAAGGGTTCTTTCCCCGCAAAGAGAAGTCCTAAACCTGATCATGAGGCACGAAGACAAATTCCTTTCTGAAAAGATCCGTTTTTATTTTAGGGACGTTTACGATCATTTGAGTAGGCTTGTGGAAACCATAGACATGGACAGAGATCTGATCGGAAACTCTATGGACGCTTATTTTTCATTATTGTCCCAAAGAACAAACGATATCATCAAGCAATTGACCCTGGTCTCCATGATATTCATGCCACTCACCTTTTTAACCGGTTTCTTCGGGATGAATTTTGCCGACCTGCCTTACGGAAGTAAAACTCTCTTAGCGGCCTCCGTTACTACCATTCTTACGATACCGGCATTGATGATTTTGTATTTTAAATACAAAAATTGGTTCAAAGATTAG
- a CDS encoding SDR family NAD(P)-dependent oxidoreductase, whose protein sequence is MDKKIAIVTGASRGIGEEVSKELAKEGVHIVCVSRKKEDSQKTVDFILKNGGSAEAFALDVSDPSAIQEFLSTVISKFPRIDILVNNAGIYLDKGSIQDTTLEMLQGTLNVNLIGPFLLSQKILSQMKKNGYGRIVNVSSGMGQLYDMSSGYAAYRISKTALSALTRILHAEAGSPNIKINSVCPGWVRTDMGGPGASRSVEKGAETIVWAALLNEKGPSGVFLRDKKEIPW, encoded by the coding sequence ATGGACAAAAAAATCGCAATTGTAACCGGAGCAAGCAGAGGAATAGGAGAAGAAGTCTCCAAGGAGCTCGCTAAGGAAGGCGTTCATATTGTTTGCGTTTCTCGCAAAAAGGAAGATTCCCAAAAAACTGTGGATTTCATCCTGAAGAATGGAGGCTCTGCGGAAGCGTTTGCTTTGGACGTTTCGGACCCTTCTGCCATTCAGGAATTTCTTTCTACAGTGATCTCTAAATTTCCAAGAATAGACATTCTTGTGAATAATGCAGGGATCTATTTGGACAAAGGCTCCATCCAAGATACGACTCTGGAAATGCTTCAAGGCACTTTGAATGTAAATCTGATCGGTCCTTTTCTTCTTTCCCAAAAGATCTTGAGCCAAATGAAGAAAAACGGTTACGGAAGAATCGTAAATGTAAGCTCCGGTATGGGACAACTCTATGATATGAGTTCGGGATATGCCGCCTATCGTATCTCCAAGACTGCGTTAAGCGCTCTTACGCGAATCCTTCATGCAGAAGCGGGAAGTCCGAATATCAAAATAAATTCAGTATGTCCCGGCTGGGTCCGAACAGATATGGGAGGTCCAGGAGCGAGCCGATCGGTAGAGAAAGGCGCGGAAACAATCGTATGGGCCGCACTTCTAAATGAAAAAGGCCCCTCAGGTGTATTCTTAAGAGATAAGAAAGAAATTCCTTGGTAA
- a CDS encoding LytR/AlgR family response regulator transcription factor, whose amino-acid sequence MKESVYKVLVIEDEVPARDLLRKFLEDWKQFEVAGIARTGSQALDLLHKENFDLLFLDINLPEKTGLQVLEEMGEKSPVIVFTTAYREHTLKAFEVGACDYLLKPYTKDRFASCMERALRHLQLKSISSSKGSGEPDPVFVFRDGGLIHRVLFSDLYYLTANGKRSVLHTKDGDFETARLLGDLEKELPKSDFLRIHRKHMVNRHIVSAAKSQAGGAYTVYLKDEDETNLPVGREFVDGVKSLFGKG is encoded by the coding sequence ATGAAGGAATCAGTATATAAAGTTTTAGTAATAGAGGACGAGGTCCCCGCTAGGGATCTTCTCCGAAAATTCTTAGAAGATTGGAAACAGTTTGAGGTCGCCGGAATTGCTCGGACGGGATCCCAAGCCTTGGACCTTTTGCATAAGGAAAATTTCGATCTTCTCTTTTTGGACATCAATCTTCCCGAAAAAACAGGACTTCAGGTCTTGGAAGAAATGGGAGAAAAATCTCCGGTGATCGTCTTTACCACCGCGTATCGAGAACATACTCTCAAGGCATTTGAGGTAGGAGCCTGTGACTATCTATTAAAGCCTTATACAAAGGATCGATTTGCATCTTGCATGGAAAGAGCGCTACGTCATTTGCAATTGAAGTCGATCTCCAGTTCCAAAGGTTCCGGAGAACCGGATCCAGTGTTCGTGTTCAGAGATGGGGGACTGATCCATAGGGTTTTGTTCTCTGATCTGTATTATTTGACTGCGAATGGAAAACGTTCCGTCCTGCATACCAAGGATGGTGACTTTGAAACGGCTAGGCTTTTGGGAGACTTGGAAAAGGAACTTCCTAAATCCGATTTTTTAAGAATTCATAGAAAGCACATGGTGAATCGACATATAGTTTCTGCAGCCAAGTCCCAAGCTGGCGGAGCTTACACCGTCTATCTAAAAGATGAGGATGAAACGAACCTGCCAGTGGGAAGGGAGTTTGTGGACGGAGTGAAAAGTCTTTTTGGAAAAGGCTAA